The following are encoded together in the Vidua macroura isolate BioBank_ID:100142 chromosome 6, ASM2450914v1, whole genome shotgun sequence genome:
- the FGF4 gene encoding fibroblast growth factor 4 gives MPLPAALLPALLLGLLWPGAVRGRSPPGRLPAGPRQRRWDAALFARSVARLPAERHDAARDGDYLLGIKRLRRLYCNVGIGFHIQVLPDGRIDGIHSENRYSLLEISPVERGVVSIFGVKSGLFVAMNSKGKLYGSAHFNDECKFKEILLPNNYNAYESRIYPGMYIALSKNGRTKKGNKVSPTMTVTHFLPRI, from the exons ATGCCTCTCCCCGCGGCGCTGCTGCCggcgctgctgctggggctgctgtggccaGGGGCGGTGCGTGGCCGGTCGCCCCCGGGTCGCCTCCCTGCCGGGCCCCGCCAGCGCCGCTGGGACGCGGCTCTTTTCGCCCGCTCCGTCGCTCGCCTCCCGGCTGAGCGCCACGATGCTGCCCGCGACGGCGACTACCTCCTGGGCATCAAACGGCTGCGGCGCCTCTACTGCAACGTGGGCATCGGTTTCCACATCCAGGTGTTGCCCGACGGCCGCATCGATGGGATTCACAGCGAGAATCGATACA GTCTGCTGGAAATTTCTCCTGTGGAAAGAGGCGTGGTGAGCATATTTGGTGTCAAAAGTGGACTCTTTGTGGCCATGAATAGCAAAGGCAAACTCTACGGATCT gCCCATTTCAATGATGAGTGCAAATTCAAAGAGATTCTCCTGCCAAACAACTACAATGCTTACGAATCCAGGATTTATCCCGGGATGTACATAGCCCTGAGCAAAAATGGAAGAACAAAGAAAGGCAATAAAGTATCGCCCACAATGACAGTGACACATTTTCTTCCTAGAATTTGA
- the FGF3 gene encoding fibroblast growth factor 3: MVIIWILFLTLLQEPWSPGRAAAVPEAAGAAPRPRRDAGGRGGVYEHLGGAPRRRKLYCATKYHLQIHPNGRINGTLEKNSAFSILEITAVDVGIVAIKGLFSGRYLAMNKRGRLYASESYNSECEFVERIHELGYNTYASRLYRTVPSRAGTKRKASAERLWYVSINGKGRPRRGFKTRRTQKSSLFLPRVLDNKDHEMVRLFHSNAKYRESLLKAPSRNQRRRRGH, from the exons ATGGTTATAATTTGGATCTTGTTCCTGACTCTGTTGCAGGAGCCGTGGTCCCCAGGGCGGGCCGCGGCCGTGCCCGAGGCCGCCGGAGCCGCCCCCCGGCCGCGCCGGGATGCGGGGGGACGCGGCGGCGTCTACGAGCACCTCGGGGGAGCGCCCCGGCGCAGGAAGCTCTACTGTGCCACCAAGTACCACCTCCAGATCCACCCCAACGGCAGGATCAACGGCACCCTGGAGAAGAACAGCGCCTTCA GTATTCTGGAAATAACTGCTGTGGATGTTGGAATCGTTGCCATCAAGGGCCTGTTCTCTGGCAGATACCTGGCCATGAACAAGAGGGGCAGACTGTATGCATCA GAGAGCTACAACTCTGAGTGTGAGTTCGTGGAGAGGATCCACGAGCTGGGTTACAACACCTACGCCTCCCGCTTGTACCGgactgtgcccagcagggcaggcaccAAGCGCAAAGCCAGCGCCGAGAGACTCTGGTACGTGTCCATCAACGGCAAAGGACGACCCAGGAGGGGCTTTAAAACCCGCAGGACACAGAAATCCTCTCTCTTTCTGCCCAGAGTACTGGATAACAAAGACCATGAGATGGTCCGGCTGTTCCACAGCAATGCAAAATACCGGGAGAGTCTCCTGAAGGCCCCGAGCAGGAACCAGCGCAGGAGAAGAGGACACTGA